AGGGGCGGGCGAATCCTCCCCCGTTTCGTTCGGCAGGTCGGGTTCGTCTTGCTGGACCTCGTCTTCTGAGGGCTCGAAGGAGCCTCCGTCTTCTGGCATTTTATTCAGCCGATCGGCCGTCGGCACGCTCCCTTCCAGCCGCCGAACGTCGTCGGCTGCGCCGGCGCTGCCGAGCCGCTGGGCGATCTGATAGCACAAAAGGGCCAGAGGCAGGTCAACTAGGCCGCCAAGTCCGTGCTCGTACAGTACGCCCAGCTGACGGGCCGCTTCGGGGTGGTCCTGATTCATCGCTTTGCGGAACCACCGGCGGGCGGCCTTGTTCTTATCACCTAAGTCGCCGGAGGCGCACAGCACGCCGAGATTGTACTGGGCGATGCGGTAGCCCTGAGACGCCGCCGGGAGGAAGTACTCCAAAGCCTTCTCCGGCTGATGGGGCAGGCCTTCGGCGCCTTGGCTGTAGAGAACGCCCAGCTGATTGAGCGCCGGCGCGTAGCTCTGGTCGGCCGCGGACTGGAGCAGCTTGAGAGCCTCGGGGACGTTCTTCCACTGTCCCAGCCCGATGAGGAGCATTCGGCCCAAGTTGTACTGGCCCTGCGGCGAGCCTCCGGAGGCCGCCCGCTGGTACCATTCGGCGGCGGTTTTCAGGTCCATGGCGGTTCCCGTGCCGGTGGCATACAGCTTCGCCAAGTTGCACTGCGCCACGGTGTTGCCGCTTTCCGCGGCCTTGGAATACCACTCGAACGCTTGAGCCGGATCGGGACGCCGTCCGCCGGCGCCTTCCAAGTACATGGTTCCGAGCAGGCACTGGGCTGCCGAGTTTCCGGCCTGAGCGGAGGCTTTGCAGGCTTTCCACGCCTTTTCCATGTCGGGCTCGCCGAACACTCCCTGCTGAATGAACTGGCTCAGCTTGTACCCGGCGGGCGCGTACCCCAGGCGGGCGGATCTGGTCAGGAGATTTTGAATGACCGCCGGGTCGGCGTGCTCGTGGTTTTCCAGATAAAAGAGGGCCAAGGCGCACAGGGCCGGCGGGTAGTCCTGTGCGGCCGCCTTTTTGTACCAGACGAGAGCCTGATCCATCGAGTCATCGCTGCCGGTGGACGACGACTCGAACAGCTGGCCGAGAAGAAGCTGGGCCTGCGCGCTGCCGTCTCCCGCGGCGCCCTTTAAAAGGGCCACGGCTTGGTTGGACGACTTGTCCCCTTCGTCCATCAGGATCTTAGCCAAAGCGAGGGTTGCCTCGGTATCCCCAGAGGCGGATGCTTCCTTCAGCAGTTTTTTCGCCTTCGCCAAGTTCTTGGGAACCCAGTCACCCCGAGCGCAGAGAACCCCTAGGTCCCGTTGGGCGTTTGTGCTGCCAGCCGCGGCGGCTTTTTCAAGCCATTGGACTCCGGCCTTGCGGTCTTGGGCGACGCCCTTGCCGATGATGGCGATTCGGCCCATGTTGTACATTCCTTCAGGCAGCCCGAAAGAAGCCGCTTTCTTGTACATCTCGGCCGCTTTGGCCTTGTTTTTCTCAACTCCGACGCCGGTTTCGTACAGCCGGCCCAAGTCGATGTACGCCTCGCTGTCGCCCGAGGTTGCTGCCGACGTGTAAAGCTGGAACGCTTTCTTCGGCTCAGGGGTGAATCCCATGCCGCCCCCGTTTTCGTAGATCTGGGCGAGGAACTTCTTCGCCGGCGTGTACCCGCCGGCAGCCGCTTGGCTCAGCAGCCGAAGCCCCTCGGCGCGCGCGTCCTTCTGCATCTTCAAAATCCCCAGCGCCATGAGCGAGGGCAGCGAGCCTTCGTCGGCGGCCTGCTTGTACAGCGTCTCGGCCTGAGCCGTGTCGCCCCGCTCTTCAGCGTCTGCTGCCAGAAGGTACCGGGCCGTGTTGTCGCCCTTTTCGGCGGCGGCGGCGATCAGGCGGGCGTACTCGTCCCGGGAGGCCTTGTCCGTTCGATCGTAAATTTCCAACGCCCGCTGGAGCATAGCCCAAGCCATCTTCTGTTTCAGGGCGCTTTGGAACGTCGCCTCAGCGTCCAGCAGGCGGTTTTCCGACTTGTACAGCTCGTACAGGTCCCGCGCGGCCCGCTCGATACCCC
This is a stretch of genomic DNA from Jonquetella anthropi DSM 22815. It encodes these proteins:
- a CDS encoding tetratricopeptide repeat protein, whose amino-acid sequence is MTLKFSTFLTACAAAVLFAGPGLSSPRKDPGDSPTPPVSVSEAAKAFRDEKFDVAFDLFKKLAEQNDRAAWAALGYMYDKGLGTGKKPDEAAKWYKKAAHAGSAEAAYNLSIMFRADPARDPDKTWRTYLKKSADGGIERAARDLYELYKSENRLLDAEATFQSALKQKMAWAMLQRALEIYDRTDKASRDEYARLIAAAAEKGDNTARYLLAADAEERGDTAQAETLYKQAADEGSLPSLMALGILKMQKDARAEGLRLLSQAAAGGYTPAKKFLAQIYENGGGMGFTPEPKKAFQLYTSAATSGDSEAYIDLGRLYETGVGVEKNKAKAAEMYKKAASFGLPEGMYNMGRIAIIGKGVAQDRKAGVQWLEKAAAAGSTNAQRDLGVLCARGDWVPKNLAKAKKLLKEASASGDTEATLALAKILMDEGDKSSNQAVALLKGAAGDGSAQAQLLLGQLFESSSTGSDDSMDQALVWYKKAAAQDYPPALCALALFYLENHEHADPAVIQNLLTRSARLGYAPAGYKLSQFIQQGVFGEPDMEKAWKACKASAQAGNSAAQCLLGTMYLEGAGGRRPDPAQAFEWYSKAAESGNTVAQCNLAKLYATGTGTAMDLKTAAEWYQRAASGGSPQGQYNLGRMLLIGLGQWKNVPEALKLLQSAADQSYAPALNQLGVLYSQGAEGLPHQPEKALEYFLPAASQGYRIAQYNLGVLCASGDLGDKNKAARRWFRKAMNQDHPEAARQLGVLYEHGLGGLVDLPLALLCYQIAQRLGSAGAADDVRRLEGSVPTADRLNKMPEDGGSFEPSEDEVQQDEPDLPNETGEDSPAPSK